Genomic window (Luteibacter yeojuensis):
ACGAGCCGTAGAGCTTCAGCTGGTGCTTGCGATCGTTCGCGAGGTAGCCGTTGGCGTAGTCCATCAGCGTCGCGTAATCCCAGTCGCGCGTCGCCGCCACCGAACCCTGGTTCACGTCCGAACGCACCTGGCCCTCGGTGTTGCCGTAGCTGCGCGAGAACAGGTAGTCGATCTTGCCCGACCACTTGCCGTCGAACGGGTGGGACAGGTACATGTCCAGGCCGTAGTAGTTGCGCTTCAGGTGGCTGAAACCGAAGTCGGCATTGGTGACCGTGACGTCGTAATAGCCGCCGCCGTCCTTCGCCAACTGGTACACGTTGGCGCGGCCCGGATTGGAGAGGTAACAGCTGCCGATCGTGAGCGCGTCGATGTCGGCGCCCTGGGCGGCGGCGGCCCGGCCGATGGCACCGTTGTCGCACACGTCGTCGAGTGCGTTGCGCAGCTTGCGCACCGTGGCCTTCGCGCCCCACACCCAGTCGGCGTTGAGCTGCTGGTCCATGCCGAGGATGAACTCGTCCTGGTACTCCGAGGTGATGTTCTTGGCGCTGACGGTGCGGGGATCGGGCGGCTGGCCGTATTCGCCGTTGGGCGACACGCCGCCGCCGGTCTGCGAGGCGATATAGGAGATACCGGTCGGCAGGCCGTTCGCGTCGATGCCGGTATAGGTGAAGTACTGGTTCACCGCGAGCGAGCCGGCGGACGTACGCAGCGCGACCGAAGCGGGCATGGCGAGGAAGTAGCGGCCGGCGTTGCCGTAGATCTTCATGGTGGAATCGCCGTTCACGTCCCAGCTGAAGCCAAGGCGCGGCGCCCACTGCGGTTTGGTCAGCCGGAGGTACGGCTGGCCGGAGGGGTTGTAGTTGGTGAACTGGTCGTTGCGCAAGCCGAGCGAGAGCAGCAGGCGGTCGGTGACCTGCCAGTCATCCATGATGTACTGGGCGCGCTGCTTCACGCGCACCGAGGCCAGCGTGTTGTAGTGGCGGTAGTAGGCGAAGTAGCCGTCCTCGCCGCCGGGATAGTCGCCCGGCTTGCCCACGAACGGGTTGTCGCTGATGTTGAGGTTGGGGTCCTGCTTGCCGTACCACAGCTCGTAACCGTCGCCGCCGATGGTCGTGCCGTCGTCGATGTCGTGGGAATCCTGGTTGTCGATGCCGGCGGTGATGGAGTGGGTGCCGATCTTGTAGTTGAGGTCGATGCGCAGGTTGCGGTTGGTCGACTCGTGGTCCGGGTTGTCGACGGTGTCGAGCGTCTGGCCGTTGCTGATCGGCTTGCCGCCGTTGAGCGCGGGATTCTGCTGGTTCACGCCGCCGATGAAGGGGCCGGTGACGCCCGTGTCCGGCGGCTCGTTGTAGTAGGTGAGCTTGGACTTGCCGTACAGGGCGGTGAGGGTCAGGTCGTCGGTGATGTAACTGGTGTACTTGGCGACATACATCGTCGCCTTCGTCTTGTACGTGTAGTCGGTACCGGCATAGTCACCGATCGCCTGGTCGGTGTAATCGTAGGCGTATTTGTTACCGTTGCTGCGATGGGTCTGGTTGACGCCGGTCAGTTCGAGGATGTTGCTGTCGTTGATGTTCCAGTCGAGCTTGCCGTACCACTTGGGGTCCTTGTAGGTGTAACGCGTGTCGTAGGCATGGTTCACGTCGCCGATGGCGTTGCCCTTGCTGCGTTCCATCTCCACCGCGGCGAAGGCGTAGAGCTTGTCCTTGATCAACGGGCCGCCGGCATAGGCGCTCACGGTGGTGCTCCACTCGTGGTTGTCGTCGTTGCGCTGGAAAGTGGAGCCCGGCGGATTGGGATTGCCGTGGCCGTAGGCGATGTTGCGTGCGCTGGCGCGCGCGAAATCGGGCTCCCACAGCACCTGCGCACCGAAGTGCCATTCGTTCGTGCCGCGCTTGCCCACCTGGCTGATCACGCCGCCGTCGGAGCGGCCGTACATCGCCGAATAGCCGCCGCTCAGCACTTCCTGCTGGTCCACGGCGCCGTAGGGCAGGGTGATGCCGCCGAAGCCGCTGAGCGGGTCGGTGGTGTTCATGCCGTTGATGTAATAAGCGTTCTCCGAGACCGCGGAGCCGGCGAAGCTGACCAGGGTATTGCCGAACGCACCCTTGAAGCCGCGCGCGCCGGGCGAGGCGCCGGGTGCCAGCAGGGCGACGGCCTCGGCCGTGCGGGCCAGGGGCAGCCGGGCCATGTCGCCCGCGGTGATCACCGTACTGGAGGCCACTGTGGCGACGTCGATCTTCGGCAGGGTGGTGGCCGAGACGGTCACGCCTTCGAGTTGCTGGGCCTGGCCGGCGGTGGTGCCGTCGAAGGAAACATCGGTGGCGGCACCGACGCGCAGCGTGACGTTGTCGCGCGTGTCCACGACGTTGCCATTGGATTTCAGCGAAACCTTGTAGGTGGCCAGCGGCAGCGACTCGACCGAATATCGGCCGCGCGCATCGACCGGCACTTCGCGAACGAGGCCGTTGCTGCCTTCGATCATGACGGTCTCGCCGGCGGCGGCGGGCGCCTGGCCGGCGATGCGGCCGGTGGTGGCCTGGCCGAAGGCCACGCCGGACAGGGAGGCCGCGACGGCGGCGCACAGGAGGGTACGTCGGAGGTTGGGGCGGGAACTCATAGGATGCTCCGGAAGGCTTCTGGTATGACGGTGGAATTCAATCGATTCAAAACGAGGACGGGTGGAGGCCTTCCTGGCGCGGTCTTGTTTCAGGCGTATGCGATATCGCCCACGGCCTTACGAATGGCGGCGATCGCGCGGGACCGTTCCGAGCGACGGTCGGTGACCAGCACGTCGATACGGTCCGCGGGACACCAGGCGACGCGGCTGCGTACGCCGATCTTGGAATAGTCGGCCGCGATCACGATGCGCCGCGCATTCGCGCACATCGCCCTCGCGACCTCGGCTTCTTCCATTTCGAAACTGCTCGCGCCGGCCTTCGCCTCGATGCCCACGGGGGAAAGGATGGCGAGGTGGGGCTGGTAGCGGGCGATCTCCGCGACCGTCGCCGCACCCTGGGTGCAGCCGATCTGCGCGTTGAAGCGCCCACCGAGCAGGTGCACGTCGTTGCCGGGCCGGGCCGCGAAGCGCGCGGCCACGTCGACGGCATTGGTGACGATGGTGAGGCCACTGCGTGTGGCCAGCGCCTCCGCCACGAGGTTCATGGTGCTGCCCGCATCCATGAAGACGGTCTGGCCGCTTTCCACCAGCGAGGCCACTTTCTTGGCGATAGCCCGCTTTTCGCGTACGCGTGTGGCGTGGCGGACGTCGATCGGCGGTTCGTCGCCGGTGAGCACCGCGCCGCCGTGCACGCGGCGGATCTCGCCGCGCTCCGCCAGCTCGACGAGGTCGCGGCGAATGGTCTCGCGCGACACGCCAAGTTCCGTGACGATCCGCTCTACCGATACCTGGCCGCTGGTGCGCAGCAGGTCGCGGATGCGGGAGTGTCGTTCTTCATGCCACATGGCGTCGTTCCTTGAGGACGTGGAGGAGGAGGCGCATCGCGCCCAGCGCCAGGGCGCCGGCAAGCACGACGCACATCGCATAGGCGGCCGCCTGCGCGAGGAAACCGTTTTCGTCGAGGCGCATCACGGTGACCGAGGCGAGCCCAAGGTCCGGCGTGACCAGGAAGATCACCCCGGAAAGGGTCACCATGGAGCGCATGAACAGGTAGAAGAAGGTGGAGACCGCGGCCGGTGCCGCGAAGGGCAGCACCGCGTCGCGCAGCACGTGGAAGGTGCCTCCGCCGGACACCGCGACCGCATCGTCCAGCGCATCGGGCACCTGGCGCATGCCGGTCTGCATCGCGAGGAAGGACTGCGCGTGGTAGTGGTACAGGCTGCAGAAGGCGACGATCGCGATGCTGCCGTAGAACCAGCCGGACAACACGCCGCGATCGAAGGCCAGAACGTAACCGAGACCGAGCACCATGCCCGGCACCGCGGCGGGCAGCGACGCGAGGAATTGCACGGGACGCGCGATGGCGCGCGGTGCGTGGCGCAGGCCGGCGGCAAGCGCGAAGACCAGGATCGACCCCGCGCACGCGGCGAGCAGCGACATGCCGAGCGAAGTCGCGACCGGACCGTAGCCCTCGGGCATGCCGACATAGTTCGCCAGCGTCAGCGTGCGGTCGTAGGGCCACAGCTTCACGACGCTCACGTACGCCACGGTCGCCACGACGGCCACGAGCGGCAGCAGGGCCAGCGCGCTCAGCGCGCCGAGGGCGGCATCGCGGGCCGGGTGTCTGGCCGGTTGCAGCATGCGTCCGGGCATCGCGTCGCCGCTGTCCTGGCGGCGCCGGGCGATGCGACCGAGCCAGACCGAGAGGAGCGCGGGGGCGAGCAGCACGACCCCCAGCGTCGCACCCATGGCGAAATCGAGCTGGCCCACCACTTCGCTGTAGATCTCCATCGCGAGCACGCGATAGTTCCCGCCGACGACCACGGCGCTGCCGAAGTCCGTGAGCGTCTCGGTGAAGACGAGGAAGGCGGCGGCAAGCAGCGCGAAGCGCAGGCGCAACAGCGTCACGTCGACGAATTGCCGCCAAGGGGTGGCACCCATCGACGCGGCGGCGTCGTAATGGCGCGCGGGCGTGCGGACCAGCGCCGCCGACACGATGATCGTCACCTGCGGCAGACCGTACAGCGTGTTCGCCACGAGGAGCCCCCAGAAGCCGTAGATATCGGTCGGCAGGCCGGTGAGCCGGTGGACGAGGCCGTTGCGGCCGAGCAGGCAGACGAGGCCGAGGCCCAGCACGAGCGACGGCGCGAGCATCGGCAGGAGGAGGGTGCCGCGGATCAACGCCTTGCCCGGCAGACGGGAGCGATGCAGCGCCATCGCGAGGGCAATGCCGAGCGGCACACAGCACAGCGTCGTGGCGACACCGATGGCGAGGCTGTGCAAGGCCGCGCGCGGAAGGCCGGGATC
Coding sequences:
- a CDS encoding TonB-dependent receptor; the protein is MSSRPNLRRTLLCAAVAASLSGVAFGQATTGRIAGQAPAAAGETVMIEGSNGLVREVPVDARGRYSVESLPLATYKVSLKSNGNVVDTRDNVTLRVGAATDVSFDGTTAGQAQQLEGVTVSATTLPKIDVATVASSTVITAGDMARLPLARTAEAVALLAPGASPGARGFKGAFGNTLVSFAGSAVSENAYYINGMNTTDPLSGFGGITLPYGAVDQQEVLSGGYSAMYGRSDGGVISQVGKRGTNEWHFGAQVLWEPDFARASARNIAYGHGNPNPPGSTFQRNDDNHEWSTTVSAYAGGPLIKDKLYAFAAVEMERSKGNAIGDVNHAYDTRYTYKDPKWYGKLDWNINDSNILELTGVNQTHRSNGNKYAYDYTDQAIGDYAGTDYTYKTKATMYVAKYTSYITDDLTLTALYGKSKLTYYNEPPDTGVTGPFIGGVNQQNPALNGGKPISNGQTLDTVDNPDHESTNRNLRIDLNYKIGTHSITAGIDNQDSHDIDDGTTIGGDGYELWYGKQDPNLNISDNPFVGKPGDYPGGEDGYFAYYRHYNTLASVRVKQRAQYIMDDWQVTDRLLLSLGLRNDQFTNYNPSGQPYLRLTKPQWAPRLGFSWDVNGDSTMKIYGNAGRYFLAMPASVALRTSAGSLAVNQYFTYTGIDANGLPTGISYIASQTGGGVSPNGEYGQPPDPRTVSAKNITSEYQDEFILGMDQQLNADWVWGAKATVRKLRNALDDVCDNGAIGRAAAAQGADIDALTIGSCYLSNPGRANVYQLAKDGGGYYDVTVTNADFGFSHLKRNYYGLDMYLSHPFDGKWSGKIDYLFSRSYGNTEGQVRSDVNQGSVAATRDWDYATLMDYANGYLANDRKHQLKLYGSYQIAPEWMVSANLTVQSGTPKSCLGRYGADESDPSGYGSYYHFCFGQPSAYGAKGRQPWEELLDLNVEYRPLWADRKLAFNVSVFNVLNQQRPESTNPVSGSSGSINDGYGQVNSYTPPRYARFGVTYDF
- a CDS encoding DeoR/GlpR family DNA-binding transcription regulator — its product is MWHEERHSRIRDLLRTSGQVSVERIVTELGVSRETIRRDLVELAERGEIRRVHGGAVLTGDEPPIDVRHATRVREKRAIAKKVASLVESGQTVFMDAGSTMNLVAEALATRSGLTIVTNAVDVAARFAARPGNDVHLLGGRFNAQIGCTQGAATVAEIARYQPHLAILSPVGIEAKAGASSFEMEEAEVARAMCANARRIVIAADYSKIGVRSRVAWCPADRIDVLVTDRRSERSRAIAAIRKAVGDIAYA
- a CDS encoding ABC transporter permease subunit, which translates into the protein MNSAGRSAGVSLVALPVLALLLFFVQPLATVLWRSVTDAHGALTLANYLRLFDDPGLPRAALHSLAIGVATTLCCVPLGIALAMALHRSRLPGKALIRGTLLLPMLAPSLVLGLGLVCLLGRNGLVHRLTGLPTDIYGFWGLLVANTLYGLPQVTIIVSAALVRTPARHYDAAASMGATPWRQFVDVTLLRLRFALLAAAFLVFTETLTDFGSAVVVGGNYRVLAMEIYSEVVGQLDFAMGATLGVVLLAPALLSVWLGRIARRRQDSGDAMPGRMLQPARHPARDAALGALSALALLPLVAVVATVAYVSVVKLWPYDRTLTLANYVGMPEGYGPVATSLGMSLLAACAGSILVFALAAGLRHAPRAIARPVQFLASLPAAVPGMVLGLGYVLAFDRGVLSGWFYGSIAIVAFCSLYHYHAQSFLAMQTGMRQVPDALDDAVAVSGGGTFHVLRDAVLPFAAPAAVSTFFYLFMRSMVTLSGVIFLVTPDLGLASVTVMRLDENGFLAQAAAYAMCVVLAGALALGAMRLLLHVLKERRHVA